The Micromonospora sp. NBC_00421 genome contains a region encoding:
- the ligA gene encoding NAD-dependent DNA ligase LigA produces the protein MSGGGRVSEEEIPQQVSAAQEEAAGGEPTPGARERHATLSQELTEHQYRYYVLDAPTVPDAEFDRQLRELEALEAEYPALRTPDSPTQRVGGTFSTDFTPVTHAERMLSLDNAFADEELAAWAERVERDAGGPVPYLCELKVDGLAINLTYEKGRLVRAATRGDGRTGEDVTANVRSIRSVPARLTPSDEFPDLPELLEVRGEIYFPVAGFADLNATLVEQGRAPFANPRNAAAGSLRQKDPRITASRPLRLVVHGTGARTGFRPATQSESYAALRAWGLPTSDRWRVVPDLAGVAEYIAHYAEHRHDVEHEIDGVVVKVDPVPIQGRLGSTSRAPRWAIAFKYPPEEVNTRLLDIEVGVGRTGRITPYAVLEPVHVAGSTVAQATLHNAREVERKGVLIGDTVVLRKAGDVIPEVLGPVVELRPADARPFVMPTTCPSCGTPLAPAKESDVDIRCPNSRSCPAQLRERVFHLAGRGGFDIEVLGYKGAAALLDAEIITDEGDLFSLDTERLARSPFFVNKDGSLGTNATKLLDNLAVARERDLWRVLVALSIRHVGPTAAQALARHFRSVEAIEAAAEEELSSVDGVGPTIAASIKEWFAVDWHRDVVRKWAEAGVRMAEEAVDEGPRPLEGITVVVTGTLAGFSRDQAAEAIQSRGGKVTGSVSKKTGFVVVGDNPGSKADKAAGLKVPVLDEDGFRVLLDAGPEAAREVARVEES, from the coding sequence ATGTCCGGAGGCGGCAGGGTGTCGGAAGAAGAGATCCCCCAGCAGGTCAGTGCGGCGCAGGAGGAGGCGGCCGGTGGTGAGCCGACCCCCGGGGCGCGGGAGCGGCACGCCACGCTGAGCCAGGAGCTGACCGAGCACCAGTACCGCTACTACGTCCTCGACGCGCCGACGGTTCCCGACGCCGAGTTCGACAGGCAGTTGCGCGAGCTGGAGGCGTTGGAGGCGGAGTACCCGGCCCTGCGCACCCCCGACTCGCCGACGCAGCGGGTCGGCGGCACGTTCTCCACCGACTTCACCCCCGTCACCCACGCCGAGCGGATGCTCTCGCTTGACAACGCGTTCGCCGACGAGGAGTTGGCCGCCTGGGCCGAGCGGGTCGAGCGGGACGCCGGTGGCCCGGTGCCCTACCTGTGCGAGCTCAAGGTCGACGGCCTGGCCATCAACCTGACCTACGAGAAGGGGCGGCTGGTCCGGGCCGCCACCCGGGGCGACGGGCGCACCGGCGAGGACGTCACCGCCAACGTCCGCAGCATCCGCAGCGTGCCGGCCCGGCTCACCCCGTCCGACGAGTTCCCCGACCTCCCGGAGCTGCTTGAGGTACGCGGCGAGATCTACTTCCCGGTGGCCGGCTTCGCCGACCTCAACGCCACCCTGGTCGAGCAGGGTAGGGCCCCGTTCGCCAACCCGCGTAACGCCGCCGCCGGCAGCCTGCGTCAGAAGGACCCCCGGATCACCGCGTCCCGGCCGCTGCGGCTGGTGGTGCACGGCACCGGTGCCCGCACCGGCTTCCGGCCGGCGACCCAGTCCGAGTCGTACGCGGCGCTGAGGGCATGGGGGCTGCCGACCAGTGACCGCTGGCGGGTGGTGCCCGACCTGGCCGGGGTGGCGGAATACATCGCCCACTACGCCGAGCACCGGCACGACGTCGAGCACGAGATCGACGGGGTGGTGGTGAAGGTCGACCCGGTCCCCATCCAGGGTCGGCTCGGCTCGACCAGCCGGGCACCCCGTTGGGCGATCGCCTTCAAATATCCGCCGGAGGAGGTCAACACCAGGCTGCTCGACATCGAGGTCGGCGTCGGGCGGACGGGCCGGATCACCCCGTACGCGGTGCTGGAGCCGGTGCACGTGGCCGGCTCGACGGTCGCCCAGGCCACCCTGCACAACGCCCGCGAGGTCGAGCGCAAGGGCGTACTGATCGGCGACACGGTGGTGCTGCGCAAGGCCGGCGACGTGATCCCCGAGGTGCTCGGCCCGGTGGTCGAGCTGCGTCCCGCCGATGCCCGGCCGTTCGTGATGCCCACCACCTGCCCGTCCTGTGGCACCCCGCTCGCCCCGGCCAAGGAGAGCGACGTCGACATCCGCTGCCCCAACTCCCGTAGCTGCCCGGCGCAGCTGCGGGAGCGGGTCTTCCACCTCGCCGGGCGCGGCGGGTTCGACATCGAGGTGCTCGGCTACAAGGGGGCCGCCGCGCTGCTCGACGCCGAGATCATCACCGACGAGGGCGACCTGTTCTCCCTCGACACCGAGCGGCTCGCCCGCTCCCCGTTCTTCGTCAACAAGGACGGCAGCCTCGGCACCAACGCCACCAAACTGCTCGACAACCTCGCCGTGGCCCGGGAACGCGACCTGTGGCGGGTGCTGGTGGCGCTCTCCATCCGGCACGTCGGTCCCACCGCCGCGCAGGCCCTGGCCCGGCACTTCCGCTCGGTCGAGGCGATCGAGGCGGCCGCCGAGGAGGAGCTGTCCTCGGTGGACGGCGTCGGCCCGACCATCGCCGCCAGCATCAAGGAGTGGTTCGCCGTCGACTGGCACCGCGACGTGGTCCGCAAGTGGGCCGAGGCCGGCGTCCGGATGGCCGAGGAGGCGGTCGACGAGGGGCCGCGCCCGCTGGAGGGGATCACCGTGGTGGTGACCGGCACGCTGGCCGGGTTCAGCCGGGACCAGGCGGCCGAGGCGATCCAGAGCCGGGGCGGGAAGGTCACCGGCTCGGTCTCCAAGAAGACCGGCTTCGTGGTGGTGGGCGACAACCCCGGCTCCAAGGCGGACAAGGCGGCCGGGCTCAAGGTGCCGGTGCTCGACGAGGACGGCTTCCGGGTGCTGCTCGACGCCGGCCCGGAGGCGGCCCGGGAGGTGGCCCGGGTCGAGGAGAGCTGA
- a CDS encoding type II toxin-antitoxin system PemK/MazF family toxin — MPEWVWWGLLIVLAVAAGWAWNEWRRRGGRPSSGGGRTRPERGTPPRDRARPTAPPRPRTPAGTPRPGDIWWADVPFHDGTGSKVRPCLVLRADDRGGEVLKITSQDKSDRDDHVPIPTRHWDPDAAHDSWLDLAEPLHIPADAFSRRAGGCDPTLWRQVQRLHGRRSPA, encoded by the coding sequence ATGCCGGAGTGGGTGTGGTGGGGGCTGCTGATCGTCCTGGCGGTCGCCGCCGGCTGGGCCTGGAACGAATGGCGTCGACGCGGTGGCCGACCGTCGAGCGGCGGCGGGCGCACCCGGCCGGAGCGGGGCACCCCACCCCGGGACCGGGCCCGGCCGACCGCACCACCCCGCCCCCGCACCCCCGCCGGTACGCCCCGGCCGGGTGACATCTGGTGGGCGGACGTGCCGTTCCACGACGGCACCGGCTCGAAGGTCCGGCCCTGCCTGGTGTTACGCGCCGACGACCGGGGCGGCGAGGTGCTCAAGATCACCAGCCAGGACAAGAGCGACCGGGACGACCACGTGCCGATCCCGACCCGGCACTGGGATCCGGACGCCGCGCACGACAGTTGGCTCGACCTGGCCGAGCCGCTGCACATCCCGGCCGACGCGTTCTCCCGCCGGGCCGGCGGCTGCGACCCGACCCTGTGGCGTCAGGTCCAGCGACTGCACGGACGACGCAGCCCCGCCTGA
- a CDS encoding ADP-ribosylglycohydrolase family protein produces the protein MIDSSLRRASGSLFGLAYGDALGKPTEFLSVPEIHRRYGPGGPRELVGDPVLVTDDTQMALAVAWALHDAPTHTPEAVEPLLRRRFLEWAASPDNNRAPGMTCLRACGELGRGLAWQQATVIDSKGCGANMRVTPVGLLDVDLDTLAGLSQLQAGLTHGHPTGLAASELTAYAVRLLRDGAAPAELPGLLADRARGERRTYRDDWLGDLWQRSGADSPAEFIAGGWDECLATLDRLDAALRRSDDGGDPCRYTGEGWIAEEALSTALLCVLRHPDDPVAAIGRGATTAGDSDSIAALAGAFLGAAHGLPGWPTGWSTRIEYADQLATLGKAWD, from the coding sequence GTGATCGACTCCTCGCTCCGCCGCGCCTCCGGTTCGCTGTTCGGGCTCGCCTACGGCGATGCGCTGGGCAAGCCGACCGAGTTCCTCTCCGTCCCGGAGATCCACCGCCGGTACGGCCCGGGTGGGCCGCGGGAGCTGGTCGGCGATCCGGTGCTGGTCACCGACGACACCCAGATGGCGCTCGCGGTGGCGTGGGCGCTGCACGATGCGCCCACGCACACCCCGGAGGCGGTCGAACCGCTGCTCCGGCGGCGCTTCCTGGAGTGGGCCGCCAGCCCGGACAACAACCGGGCCCCGGGAATGACCTGCCTGCGGGCGTGCGGCGAGCTGGGTCGCGGGTTGGCCTGGCAGCAGGCGACGGTGATCGACTCCAAGGGGTGCGGTGCCAACATGCGGGTCACCCCGGTCGGGCTGCTCGACGTCGACCTGGACACCCTCGCCGGGCTGTCCCAGCTCCAGGCCGGCCTCACCCACGGTCATCCGACCGGGCTGGCCGCCAGCGAGCTGACCGCGTACGCGGTGCGGTTGCTGCGCGACGGCGCGGCCCCGGCGGAACTGCCCGGCCTGCTGGCGGACCGGGCCCGGGGCGAGCGGCGGACGTACCGGGACGACTGGCTCGGCGACCTGTGGCAGCGTTCCGGCGCGGACTCCCCGGCGGAGTTCATCGCCGGTGGCTGGGACGAGTGCCTGGCGACGCTGGACCGGCTCGACGCCGCGCTGCGTCGGTCCGACGACGGCGGTGACCCGTGCCGGTACACCGGTGAGGGCTGGATCGCCGAGGAGGCGTTGTCCACCGCGCTGCTCTGCGTCCTGCGGCACCCCGACGACCCGGTCGCCGCGATCGGCCGGGGGGCGACCACCGCGGGCGACTCGGACTCGATCGCCGCCCTGGCCGGCGCGTTCCTCGGTGCCGCACACGGTCTGCCCGGCTGGCCGACCGGGTGGTCCACCCGCATCGAGTACGCCGACCAGCTCGCCACCCTCGGCAAGGCCTGGGACTGA
- a CDS encoding VOC family protein, translating into MIGKLRSVAIDCPDPRALAGFYAELLGLPLAEGDSEGNEWVVLGGPVGHQPRLAFQQAPDLLPPAWPDPARPQQFHLDVTVDDIEVAEKAALALGARRLPGEGEGFRVYADPVGHPFCLCWD; encoded by the coding sequence ATGATTGGAAAACTGCGTTCCGTCGCCATCGACTGTCCCGATCCACGCGCCCTGGCCGGCTTCTATGCCGAACTGCTCGGCCTGCCCCTGGCCGAGGGGGATTCCGAGGGCAACGAGTGGGTGGTGCTCGGCGGTCCGGTCGGGCACCAGCCCCGGCTCGCCTTCCAGCAGGCACCCGACCTGCTTCCCCCGGCCTGGCCCGATCCGGCCCGTCCGCAGCAGTTCCACCTCGACGTAACGGTCGACGACATCGAGGTGGCCGAGAAGGCGGCGCTCGCCCTGGGGGCCCGTCGGCTCCCCGGTGAGGGGGAGGGCTTCCGGGTGTACGCCGACCCGGTGGGCCACCCGTTCTGCCTCTGCTGGGACTGA
- a CDS encoding methionine synthase, producing the protein MTQHQLWPWPAGAATGIGSLPGTDIAEAQRIVLGELPALPHLPELPARGPGADMIGRTGGLLVELPVELYAARWRIAPRPGRDLRRARDLLERDLDQLAEQAEAYAGPVKVQATGPFTMASAVELPIGGRLLRDPGAVRELTASLAEGLRLHVAAVARRLPRASVLLQLDEPSLPAALAGRIRTESGLGTYRPVDTAVARTLLGEVITAAGVPTVVHCCASDVPLELIRTAGAVGVSLDLALVTDLDPLGEAIDAGLGLLAGVAPTQPPSAGRAPTSAQLADRVRGLWDRLGFPRRQLAEQVVVTPACGMAGATPEYAREVLTACREAGRRLYEE; encoded by the coding sequence GTGACCCAACACCAGCTCTGGCCCTGGCCGGCGGGCGCGGCGACCGGCATCGGTTCGCTGCCCGGCACCGACATCGCCGAGGCGCAACGGATCGTCCTCGGTGAACTGCCCGCCCTGCCCCACCTGCCCGAGCTGCCCGCCCGGGGTCCGGGCGCGGACATGATCGGGCGCACCGGAGGGCTGCTCGTGGAGTTGCCGGTCGAGCTGTACGCCGCCCGTTGGCGGATCGCCCCCCGCCCCGGCCGGGACCTGCGTCGCGCCCGTGACCTGCTCGAACGTGACCTCGACCAGCTCGCCGAACAGGCCGAGGCGTACGCCGGGCCGGTGAAGGTGCAGGCGACGGGGCCGTTCACCATGGCCTCGGCGGTGGAGCTGCCGATCGGCGGTCGGCTGCTGCGCGACCCGGGCGCGGTACGGGAGCTGACCGCGTCCCTGGCCGAGGGGCTGCGGTTGCACGTGGCGGCGGTGGCCCGCCGGCTGCCCCGGGCATCGGTGCTGCTCCAGCTCGACGAGCCGTCGCTGCCGGCGGCGCTGGCCGGCCGGATCCGCACCGAGAGCGGTCTGGGCACCTACCGGCCGGTGGACACCGCTGTCGCCCGTACCCTGCTCGGCGAGGTGATCACGGCGGCCGGGGTGCCGACCGTGGTGCACTGCTGTGCGTCGGACGTGCCGCTGGAGCTGATCCGCACCGCAGGGGCGGTCGGGGTGTCGCTGGATCTCGCCCTGGTCACCGACCTGGACCCACTGGGTGAGGCGATCGACGCCGGTCTCGGCCTGCTGGCCGGGGTGGCACCGACGCAGCCGCCGTCGGCCGGCCGGGCGCCGACCTCGGCCCAGCTCGCCGATCGGGTACGCGGACTCTGGGACCGCCTCGGTTTTCCGCGCCGCCAACTCGCCGAACAGGTGGTGGTCACCCCGGCGTGCGGGATGGCCGGGGCGACCCCGGAGTACGCCCGGGAGGTGCTCACCGCCTGTCGGGAGGCCGGTCGACGGCTGTACGAGGAGTGA
- the mnmA gene encoding tRNA 2-thiouridine(34) synthase MnmA: protein MKVLAAMSGGVDSAVAAARAVAAGHDVTGVHLALSRNPQTFRTGARGCCTLEDSRDARRAADVIGIPFYVWDMAERFHADVVDDFVAEYAAGRTPNPCLRCNEKIKFAAVLDRAVALGFDAVVTGHHARLGPDGLLRRSVDLAKDQSYVLAVLTRAQLDRSVFPLGDATKAEVRAEAARRDLAVAEKPDSHDICFIADGDTRGFLAGRLGEAPGEVVDALTGAVVGSHTGAYAYTVGQRRGLHLDRPAPDGRPRYVLSITPKTNTVTVGPAEALEVSLVRATRPVWTGGDWPTGPIECEVQLRAHGDVVPATVTVDGDTLTAELRRPVRGVAAGQAVVAYRPDPAGDVVLGSATITG from the coding sequence GTGAAGGTTCTGGCGGCGATGTCGGGCGGGGTGGACTCCGCCGTCGCGGCGGCGCGGGCGGTGGCGGCCGGACACGACGTGACCGGGGTGCACCTGGCGCTGTCCCGGAATCCGCAGACCTTCCGGACCGGAGCGCGGGGGTGCTGCACGCTGGAGGACTCCCGGGACGCGCGGCGGGCCGCCGACGTGATCGGCATTCCTTTCTACGTGTGGGACATGGCCGAGCGGTTCCACGCCGACGTGGTGGACGACTTCGTCGCCGAGTACGCGGCCGGCCGTACCCCGAATCCGTGTCTGCGGTGCAACGAGAAGATCAAGTTCGCGGCGGTGCTGGACCGGGCCGTGGCCCTGGGCTTCGACGCCGTGGTCACCGGTCACCACGCCCGGCTCGGCCCCGACGGTCTGCTGCGCCGCAGCGTCGACCTCGCCAAGGACCAGTCGTACGTGCTGGCGGTGCTGACCCGCGCGCAGCTCGACCGGTCGGTGTTCCCGCTCGGCGACGCCACCAAGGCGGAGGTGCGTGCCGAGGCGGCCCGCCGTGACCTGGCGGTGGCCGAGAAGCCCGACTCGCACGACATCTGCTTCATCGCCGACGGCGACACCCGGGGCTTCCTGGCCGGGCGGCTCGGCGAGGCACCCGGCGAGGTGGTCGACGCGCTGACCGGTGCGGTGGTCGGCAGTCACACCGGCGCGTACGCCTACACGGTGGGGCAGCGGCGGGGCCTGCACCTGGACCGGCCGGCCCCGGACGGGCGACCGCGTTACGTGCTGTCCATCACCCCGAAGACCAACACGGTCACCGTCGGCCCCGCCGAGGCGCTGGAGGTCTCCCTGGTCCGCGCCACCCGTCCGGTCTGGACCGGTGGCGATTGGCCGACCGGGCCGATCGAGTGCGAGGTGCAGTTGCGGGCGCACGGGGACGTCGTACCGGCCACCGTGACGGTGGACGGCGACACGCTCACCGCCGAGCTGCGCCGACCCGTCCGCGGGGTGGCCGCCGGGCAGGCCGTCGTGGCGTACCGGCCGGACCCGGCCGGGGACGTGGTGCTCGGCTCCGCCACCATCACCGGCTGA
- a CDS encoding cysteine desulfurase family protein yields the protein MAYLDHAATTPMLDEALAAYVAIAREVGNASSLHAAGRRARRRVEESRERVAAVLGARPSEVIFTGGGTESDNLAVKGIFWARRADRPDRVRVVSSAVEHHAVLDAVDWLADQEGAEVDWLPADASGRLDPELLRAQLAEQADRVAVVTAMWANNEVGTVQPVAELAAVAAEHGVPFHTDAVQAVGQVAVDFAASGVSALTVTGHKLGGPTGVGALLLARDVVATPLLHGGGQERDVRSGTLDTAGIVAFAVAVETAVKSQQEYATRVAALRDDLVRRVREAVPEVVFNGDPVDRLPGNAHFSFPGCEGDALLLLLDAQGIACSTGSACSAGVAQPSHVLLAMGANHDRARSSLRFTLGHTSTPADVDALIAALPAAVDRARRAAALRTPR from the coding sequence ATGGCATACCTGGATCACGCGGCGACCACCCCGATGCTCGACGAGGCGTTGGCGGCGTACGTCGCCATCGCCCGCGAGGTCGGCAACGCGTCGTCGCTGCACGCGGCGGGCCGGCGTGCCCGGCGTCGGGTGGAAGAGTCCCGCGAACGGGTGGCCGCGGTGCTGGGTGCCCGCCCGTCCGAGGTCATCTTCACCGGCGGCGGCACGGAGAGTGACAACCTCGCCGTCAAGGGCATCTTCTGGGCCCGGCGGGCCGACCGGCCCGACCGGGTCCGGGTGGTCTCCAGCGCGGTGGAACACCACGCCGTCCTGGACGCGGTCGACTGGCTGGCCGACCAGGAGGGCGCCGAGGTCGACTGGTTACCGGCGGACGCCTCCGGCCGGCTCGACCCGGAACTTCTCCGCGCACAGTTGGCCGAGCAGGCCGACCGGGTCGCCGTGGTGACCGCGATGTGGGCCAACAACGAGGTCGGCACCGTACAGCCGGTGGCCGAACTGGCCGCCGTCGCCGCCGAACACGGGGTGCCGTTCCACACCGACGCCGTGCAGGCGGTCGGCCAGGTGGCCGTCGACTTCGCGGCCAGCGGGGTCTCCGCGCTCACCGTGACCGGGCACAAGCTCGGCGGTCCGACCGGGGTCGGCGCGTTGCTGCTCGCCCGGGACGTCGTCGCCACCCCGCTGCTGCACGGCGGCGGGCAGGAGCGGGACGTCCGTTCCGGCACCCTGGACACCGCCGGCATCGTCGCCTTCGCCGTCGCCGTCGAGACGGCGGTCAAGAGCCAGCAGGAGTACGCGACCCGGGTGGCCGCGCTCCGCGACGACCTCGTGCGACGGGTCCGGGAGGCGGTGCCCGAGGTGGTGTTCAACGGTGACCCCGTCGACCGGCTACCCGGCAACGCGCACTTCTCCTTCCCCGGCTGCGAGGGAGACGCCCTGCTGCTCCTGCTCGACGCCCAGGGCATCGCCTGCTCCACCGGCTCGGCCTGCTCCGCCGGAGTGGCCCAGCCCAGCCACGTCCTGCTCGCGATGGGCGCCAACCACGACCGGGCCCGCTCCTCGCTGCGCTTCACCCTCGGCCACACCAGCACCCCCGCCGACGTCGACGCCCTCATCGCGGCCCTGCCCGCCGCCGTCGACCGCGCCCGCCGTGCCGCCGCCCTCCGCACCCCCCGCTAA
- a CDS encoding class F sortase, giving the protein MTVRNRGALAAMAAGVAALVVATGVACGSQPAGDVGADEAAALASSNPPSPTAGTGGGPSVPVTAGDLPTGERTVPPVKLRIPAIDVTATVNPVGVDTRTDEFDVPPSVDQIGWYRYGPGLEADAGSVVIAGHVDSSEQGKGAFFRLRELDQGDALTATGADGKQRAYRVVAREEYVKTKIPLDRYFARDGRPRLTLITCGGPFDPKTRHYRDNIVVTAVPA; this is encoded by the coding sequence GTGACGGTGCGTAACCGCGGGGCGCTGGCGGCGATGGCCGCCGGCGTCGCCGCGCTCGTCGTCGCCACCGGGGTGGCGTGCGGATCACAGCCGGCCGGGGACGTCGGCGCCGACGAGGCGGCGGCGCTGGCCAGCAGCAACCCGCCGAGCCCGACGGCCGGGACCGGTGGTGGCCCGTCGGTGCCGGTGACCGCCGGTGACCTGCCGACCGGCGAGCGGACCGTCCCGCCGGTGAAGCTGCGTATCCCGGCGATCGACGTCACCGCCACGGTCAACCCGGTGGGCGTCGACACCCGGACCGACGAGTTCGACGTCCCGCCGAGCGTGGACCAGATCGGCTGGTACCGGTACGGCCCCGGGCTGGAGGCCGACGCCGGCTCGGTGGTGATCGCCGGCCACGTCGACAGCTCCGAACAGGGCAAGGGGGCGTTCTTCCGGCTCCGCGAGCTGGACCAGGGAGACGCCCTCACCGCCACCGGCGCGGACGGGAAACAGCGCGCCTACCGGGTCGTCGCCCGCGAGGAGTACGTCAAGACGAAGATCCCGCTGGACCGGTACTTCGCCCGGGACGGCAGACCGCGCCTCACGTTGATCACCTGCGGTGGCCCGTTCGACCCGAAGACCCGGCACTACCGGGACAACATCGTCGTCACGGCCGTACCGGCCTGA
- a CDS encoding DUF4397 domain-containing protein, whose amino-acid sequence MQLAIFRRVAAGGAVAALAFAGVGAATTGPAYAASAKVSVVHGIPDTPVDVYVNGKKTLDNFKPGDVAGPLTLPEGEYDIALTKPGEPIGSAILSVDDAEVPGGANISLAAHLSADGKPQITPFVNDTAKLAAGKARLIVRHTAAAPAVDVRAGGKPVFEGLTNPKEAKADVDAGTVKADVVLAGTDTVAIGPADLNLKEGTATIVYAIGSAEAKNLDLVAQTITGLHSAPGGVPSGSGGQAGTGVDTWWYVLAGAGVLLLVGGGARVATARTGRR is encoded by the coding sequence ATGCAGCTCGCTATCTTCCGTCGGGTCGCCGCAGGCGGCGCGGTGGCCGCCCTGGCCTTCGCGGGCGTCGGCGCCGCGACCACGGGGCCGGCGTACGCCGCCTCGGCCAAGGTCTCCGTCGTGCACGGCATTCCGGACACCCCCGTCGACGTCTACGTCAACGGCAAGAAGACCCTCGACAACTTCAAGCCCGGTGACGTCGCCGGCCCGCTGACCCTGCCCGAGGGCGAGTACGACATCGCCCTGACCAAGCCGGGCGAGCCGATCGGCAGCGCGATCCTCAGCGTCGACGACGCCGAGGTGCCCGGCGGCGCGAACATCAGCCTCGCCGCACACCTCAGCGCGGACGGCAAGCCGCAGATCACGCCGTTCGTGAACGACACCGCCAAGCTGGCCGCCGGCAAGGCCCGGCTCATCGTCCGGCACACCGCCGCCGCCCCGGCGGTGGACGTCCGGGCCGGTGGCAAGCCGGTCTTCGAGGGGCTGACCAACCCGAAGGAGGCCAAGGCGGACGTCGACGCGGGCACCGTCAAGGCCGACGTGGTGCTGGCCGGCACCGACACCGTGGCGATCGGCCCGGCGGACCTGAACCTCAAGGAGGGCACCGCCACCATCGTCTACGCGATCGGTTCCGCCGAGGCCAAGAACCTCGACCTGGTCGCCCAGACCATCACCGGTCTGCACTCCGCACCGGGCGGGGTGCCCAGCGGCAGCGGCGGACAGGCCGGCACCGGCGTGGACACCTGGTGGTACGTGCTGGCCGGTGCCGGCGTACTGCTGCTGGTCGGTGGCGGGGCCCGGGTGGCCACCGCTCGGACCGGTCGCCGGTGA
- a CDS encoding RNA polymerase sigma factor: protein MGTAGQDPDPAPPDELAARFRAGEESALREAYDRFGRAVLHLATSTLANRSDAEDVTQATFVAAWLGRDTFDPAKGSLIGWLLGIGRRKVVDRLRASARENRVVETVRQLPEPVATGGDPDTVVDRLVIADELARLPDDQRRMLELAFYDDLTHQQISTVTGVPLGTVKSHIRRGMASLKRRWEVDGAAPGARPAGLSGAR from the coding sequence GTGGGAACAGCAGGACAGGACCCCGACCCCGCACCCCCGGACGAGCTGGCCGCGCGCTTCCGGGCGGGCGAGGAGAGTGCGCTGCGGGAGGCGTACGACCGGTTCGGCCGTGCCGTGCTCCACCTGGCCACCAGCACGCTTGCCAACCGCAGCGACGCGGAGGACGTGACCCAGGCGACGTTCGTCGCCGCCTGGCTGGGACGGGACACCTTCGACCCGGCCAAGGGCTCGTTGATCGGCTGGCTGCTCGGTATCGGCCGGCGCAAGGTGGTCGACCGGCTGCGTGCCTCGGCCCGGGAGAACCGGGTGGTGGAGACCGTCCGCCAACTGCCCGAGCCGGTCGCCACCGGCGGGGACCCGGACACCGTGGTCGACCGGCTGGTGATCGCCGACGAGCTGGCCCGGCTCCCGGACGACCAGCGGCGGATGCTGGAGCTGGCCTTCTACGACGACCTGACCCACCAGCAGATCTCGACGGTGACCGGGGTGCCGCTGGGCACGGTCAAGAGCCATATCAGACGGGGCATGGCGAGCTTGAAACGCAGATGGGAGGTGGACGGTGCCGCACCTGGAGCACGACCGGCTGGTCTTTCTGGCGCTCGGTGA
- a CDS encoding anti-sigma factor, with protein MPHLEHDRLVFLALGESEAGHGETDHLEACATCRDELDTLRHVAGLGADTQGLHALPDPPAHVWAGILAELDAVEEVPSLAEAHRGGLEQGHSGVRPGEPSPQAEGRPGSPHRQPSPVTGDRPDARRGQSPYPGGERPGPRPAVRSRRGRRWPRWATTVVTATAAAAITVLGTVAVLGDRGGPAPRQAVLASAPLAAYGNTPKDANGDARVFADGRLHLHVANLPDVPGYYEVWLINPTTMEMFSVGVLRGGSGDALLPLPPNVDLEAYSVVDVSAERYDNQPAHSGDSLLRGTLTG; from the coding sequence GTGCCGCACCTGGAGCACGACCGGCTGGTCTTTCTGGCGCTCGGTGAGAGCGAGGCGGGCCACGGTGAGACCGACCACCTCGAGGCGTGTGCGACCTGCCGCGACGAGCTGGATACCCTCCGGCACGTCGCCGGGTTGGGCGCGGACACCCAGGGCCTGCACGCCCTACCCGACCCGCCGGCGCACGTCTGGGCGGGCATCCTGGCCGAACTGGACGCCGTCGAGGAGGTGCCGTCCCTGGCCGAGGCCCACCGCGGTGGCCTTGAGCAGGGCCATTCCGGAGTACGCCCGGGAGAGCCGTCACCGCAGGCCGAGGGCCGACCCGGTTCCCCCCACCGGCAGCCGTCACCGGTGACCGGTGACCGGCCGGACGCCCGTCGAGGGCAGTCGCCGTACCCGGGCGGGGAGCGGCCCGGACCACGACCGGCGGTCCGCTCCCGACGGGGCCGACGGTGGCCGCGCTGGGCGACCACCGTCGTCACGGCGACCGCCGCCGCCGCGATCACGGTGCTCGGCACCGTCGCCGTCCTCGGCGACCGGGGCGGACCCGCGCCCCGGCAGGCCGTGCTGGCCAGCGCGCCACTTGCCGCGTACGGCAACACGCCGAAGGACGCCAACGGTGACGCCCGGGTCTTCGCCGACGGACGACTACATCTGCACGTCGCGAATCTCCCGGACGTTCCGGGGTACTACGAGGTCTGGCTGATCAATCCGACGACCATGGAGATGTTCTCGGTGGGTGTGCTGCGCGGCGGTTCGGGCGACGCGCTGCTGCCCCTGCCCCCGAACGTCGATCTAGAGGCGTACTCGGTGGTCGACGTCTCTGCCGAGCGGTACGACAACCAGCCCGCCCACTCCGGCGACAGCCTGCTGAGGGGCACCCTGACGGGCTGA